One region of Candidatus Bathyarchaeota archaeon genomic DNA includes:
- a CDS encoding HypC/HybG/HupF family hydrogenase formation chaperone: protein MCLAIPAKLIKKENEKDALVDFGDGTMRKVNVSLVEAEEGQYLLVHAGFAIEVLEEKDAKETLRIWDEILNE, encoded by the coding sequence ATGTGTCTAGCAATTCCAGCAAAGTTGATCAAAAAAGAGAATGAAAAAGATGCCCTAGTCGACTTTGGAGATGGGACCATGAGGAAGGTTAATGTCTCCCTTGTCGAAGCGGAAGAAGGTCAATACCTATTGGTACATGCTGGATTTGCTATTGAAGTATTAGAGGAGAAAGATGCTAAAGAGACCCTCCGAATCTGGGATGAGATCTTGAACGAATAA
- the hypB gene encoding hydrogenase nickel incorporation protein HypB: MKGTIIEADEGEVFDIELEKDLLQKNEQIAIQNKKMLDENKIIAIDIMGSIGSGKTSLIECLADKLKNKYKIAVLNGDLTTTIDANRIEKHGVNVIQINTGKECHLDANLVKKAIDQLELSNLDLIFIENVGNLICPAEFPLGSSKRLVVISVTEGPYMVIKHPYIFIEADVAVINKIDMAEAMQVNVEGLIKDINQINPKTKVVAINCRNREGIDKLVEALGL; the protein is encoded by the coding sequence TTGAAAGGGACTATAATAGAAGCGGATGAAGGCGAGGTATTCGATATCGAACTCGAGAAAGATCTGCTTCAAAAAAATGAGCAAATTGCGATTCAAAATAAAAAGATGCTTGACGAGAACAAAATCATTGCAATAGACATAATGGGTTCAATAGGATCAGGTAAAACCTCATTAATAGAGTGTCTTGCAGATAAGCTCAAGAACAAATATAAAATAGCTGTATTAAATGGAGACCTTACAACTACGATTGATGCTAATCGTATAGAGAAACATGGAGTCAATGTCATACAAATAAACACTGGAAAAGAATGTCATCTAGATGCTAATCTTGTGAAGAAAGCCATAGACCAATTGGAACTCTCAAATCTTGATTTAATCTTTATTGAAAATGTAGGGAACCTCATTTGCCCAGCAGAATTCCCATTGGGTTCAAGTAAGAGGTTGGTAGTAATCAGTGTAACAGAGGGGCCTTATATGGTAATCAAGCATCCATATATTTTCATAGAAGCAGATGTGGCTGTAATAAATAAGATCGATATGGCTGAAGCTATGCAAGTAAATGTTGAAGGTTTAATCAAAGACATCAATCAAATTAATCCAAAGACAAAAGTTGTGGCAATCAACTGCAGAAATAGAGAAGGAATTGATAAATTAGTAGAAGCTTTAGGTCTTTAA
- the hypA gene encoding hydrogenase maturation nickel metallochaperone HypA, which translates to MHELSMASQIVEIVSNEAKKRNAKKILEVHLIIGKLNFIGKEQLKFSYKILTEKTILESSKLLIHEEEANVKCDSCGYEGPLNFEDDQTFHLMIPTLICPKCGKIVEIVKGKEFFIKSVKMVS; encoded by the coding sequence TTGCATGAACTTTCTATGGCTTCCCAAATAGTTGAGATCGTATCAAACGAGGCTAAAAAGAGAAATGCGAAGAAGATATTAGAAGTACATCTCATAATAGGTAAGTTAAATTTTATCGGTAAGGAGCAACTCAAGTTCTCATATAAGATTTTGACGGAAAAAACAATTCTGGAAAGTTCCAAGTTGTTAATTCATGAGGAGGAGGCCAATGTCAAATGCGATAGTTGCGGTTATGAAGGTCCACTAAATTTTGAAGATGACCAAACATTTCATTTGATGATCCCTACACTCATATGTCCTAAATGTGGGAAGATAGTTGAAATAGTCAAAGGTAAGGAATTTTTTATAAAAAGTGTTAAAATGGTATCTTGA
- the hypD gene encoding hydrogenase formation protein HypD: MFEFRDRQLMEKILRKLEEVKLELRFMHVCGTHQDTIIKYGLDNLLKECDMEVRQGPGCPVCVTSSLEIEKAIYLAKNEITITSFGDMIRVPTSTGSLMDARGEGCDVRIVYSIEDAIEFAKKSSNKKVVFVAIGFETTAPSTASIIKEENMPENFSILSFHRYLPPALRALLNMGELRIDGIIEPGHVSTIIGLKPYEEISKEYNLPQVVVGFEPLDVMMGVYMLAKQKLNKQAKVENEYSRTVKQDGNKKALKLMSEVFEPSDVNWRGFQLIPKSKMKLKKEYEKYDAEVIYGDLFGKISEKEEYEPEGCKCSEVIRGLIEPNDCPLIGTKCTPQNPVGPCMVSFEGACNIEYKYRKASHLKK, translated from the coding sequence ATGTTTGAATTTAGAGACCGGCAGTTGATGGAAAAAATACTTAGGAAATTAGAAGAGGTAAAGCTTGAACTTCGTTTTATGCATGTCTGTGGAACTCATCAAGATACTATCATAAAATATGGTTTAGACAATCTCCTCAAAGAGTGCGATATGGAAGTACGCCAAGGTCCGGGATGCCCTGTATGTGTAACATCTTCCTTAGAAATAGAAAAGGCGATATATTTAGCAAAAAATGAAATCACCATAACCTCATTTGGTGACATGATTCGAGTCCCTACCTCCACAGGTTCATTAATGGATGCTAGAGGTGAAGGATGCGATGTAAGGATAGTCTACAGTATTGAAGATGCCATAGAGTTTGCTAAGAAAAGCTCAAATAAGAAAGTAGTTTTTGTTGCAATAGGATTTGAAACAACTGCCCCCAGTACTGCATCTATTATTAAAGAAGAAAATATGCCAGAGAATTTTTCGATATTAAGCTTCCATAGATATCTGCCTCCTGCTCTAAGAGCCTTGCTCAATATGGGAGAATTGAGAATTGATGGAATAATAGAACCAGGACATGTGAGCACCATAATTGGATTGAAACCCTATGAAGAGATATCCAAAGAATATAATCTCCCTCAAGTTGTGGTTGGCTTTGAGCCCCTAGATGTTATGATGGGGGTTTACATGCTCGCTAAACAAAAATTGAATAAACAAGCAAAGGTAGAAAATGAGTATTCTCGTACGGTTAAACAAGATGGAAACAAAAAAGCTCTCAAACTTATGAGTGAGGTATTTGAGCCCTCTGATGTTAATTGGCGAGGATTTCAATTGATCCCAAAATCAAAAATGAAATTGAAGAAAGAGTACGAAAAATATGATGCTGAAGTTATTTATGGCGATCTTTTTGGAAAAATATCTGAAAAAGAAGAGTATGAACCAGAAGGGTGCAAATGTAGTGAAGTCATAAGAGGGCTTATTGAACCTAATGATTGCCCCTTAATTGGCACAAAATGTACGCCGCAAAATCCAGTAGGGCCATGTATGGTTTCTTTTGAGGGTGCATGTAATATCGAGTACAAATATCGTAAGGCTTCACATCTCAAAAAATAA
- a CDS encoding HAD family hydrolase yields the protein MKTKIISFDVEGTLISHRFSEIVWEKAIPHLYSEKKGIDFDSAKSFVFNEYKKIGEDRIEWYDINYWFNRFGLTNYKNLLKQHAHEIFIYPEVQQVLDELGKYYMLIINSNSAREFLELEISEIKSNFSHIFSAPSDFKQTKKSTLVYSEICKFLKVKPKEMVHIGDNWAHDFIAPRKIGIVSFLLDRTKENQGENIVHDLKQFHHKIMELENKLDK from the coding sequence ATGAAAACAAAGATAATATCTTTTGATGTTGAGGGCACATTAATTTCTCATCGATTCAGTGAGATTGTATGGGAGAAAGCGATTCCACACCTATATTCTGAGAAGAAGGGGATTGATTTTGATTCTGCAAAATCTTTCGTATTTAACGAATATAAAAAGATCGGAGAAGATAGAATAGAGTGGTATGATATCAATTACTGGTTCAATAGATTTGGTTTAACTAATTATAAGAATCTGCTTAAACAACATGCACACGAGATATTCATCTATCCAGAAGTCCAACAGGTATTGGATGAATTAGGCAAATACTATATGCTAATAATTAACTCAAACTCTGCTAGAGAATTTTTGGAGTTAGAAATAAGCGAGATTAAATCAAACTTCTCTCATATTTTTTCCGCACCATCTGATTTTAAACAAACTAAGAAATCAACGTTAGTTTACTCTGAAATCTGCAAATTTCTAAAAGTCAAGCCAAAAGAAATGGTGCATATTGGGGACAATTGGGCTCATGATTTCATCGCTCCAAGAAAGATCGGAATTGTTTCTTTTTTACTTGATAGAACAAAAGAGAATCAAGGCGAGAATATTGTACATGATTTGAAACAATTTCATCACAAGATTATGGAGTTAGAGAATAAGCTAGATAAATAA
- a CDS encoding ABC transporter permease, giving the protein MSSANLQAIYVLWLRQMKRFLRSKSRLIANIVQPLFFLAIFGFGFSSFRFMGDLEYIDFLAPGMITMSVVFSSIFAGVSVIWDRQFGFLKEVLVAPISRLAIVIGQTLGGSTLAIIQGFIVLIIAMFLGVDINLAGILPALIFMILISFFAVSLGLVIASRLEDFHAFQLIMNLLIMPLIFLSGAFFPIQNVPDWMKTIMLLNPLTYAVDGLRGFLIGIFAIPVYIDFIVAIFLSLSLLLIGAIAFSKCEV; this is encoded by the coding sequence ATGAGTTCTGCAAATTTACAGGCAATATACGTTCTATGGCTTAGACAGATGAAGAGGTTCCTAAGATCCAAAAGTAGATTGATTGCCAATATTGTGCAACCGTTATTTTTCCTAGCAATATTTGGTTTTGGTTTCAGCTCCTTCAGATTCATGGGTGATTTAGAATATATTGATTTCTTAGCTCCTGGCATGATAACGATGTCGGTAGTTTTTTCTTCAATTTTTGCCGGCGTATCAGTAATTTGGGACCGACAATTTGGGTTTCTAAAAGAAGTTTTAGTTGCACCGATAAGTAGACTTGCGATCGTAATAGGACAGACTTTAGGCGGTTCTACACTTGCAATAATTCAGGGATTCATAGTTTTAATTATCGCAATGTTCTTGGGTGTCGATATAAATCTGGCTGGAATATTACCGGCTTTGATTTTTATGATTTTAATCTCTTTCTTTGCGGTCAGTCTTGGGCTTGTTATAGCATCAAGGCTTGAGGATTTTCATGCTTTTCAATTGATAATGAATTTGTTGATAATGCCGTTAATTTTTCTTTCTGGAGCGTTCTTTCCTATACAGAACGTTCCTGATTGGATGAAAACTATCATGCTTTTAAATCCATTAACGTACGCTGTTGATGGCTTGAGGGGTTTTTTGATCGGAATTTTTGCCATTCCAGTATACATAGACTTCATAGTGGCCATATTTCTAAGCTTATCTCTTCTTCTGATTGGAGCTATCGCCTTTAGTAAATGTGAAGTTTAG